The Pseudophaeobacter arcticus DSM 23566 genome includes a region encoding these proteins:
- a CDS encoding glycosyltransferase family 2 protein, giving the protein MADRTPTQKAKWGIVSTIKAPAEDILTFAAYHLEIGAHRLFIYLDTPCPEARPLLKAHPKIRVFDCDDASWWQRRKKTGRPEKHQMRQSQNATRAYRRQAGDLDWLAHIDVDEFLWADRPIGEILNALPITTLCARARPIEALSGDGTAFKGHIPSGPEQGGTVGRLYPRFGEHLKGGFLSHVQGKIFVRTGLANISLRIHNVFQKDPAGGDDIENPGAQELPDVDLCHFHAPDWQHWLSHYRFRLSQGSYRAGLSPARPLDRGGLSKHDLLNMIEAEEGEAGLRAFYDEICNDSPALRARLTAEGLLRIRDLNLAASRRKHFPAFG; this is encoded by the coding sequence ATGGCCGACAGGACACCAACACAAAAGGCAAAATGGGGCATTGTCAGCACCATCAAGGCCCCCGCCGAGGATATCCTGACCTTTGCCGCCTATCATCTGGAGATTGGTGCCCACCGTCTGTTTATCTACCTGGACACCCCCTGCCCCGAGGCCCGCCCGCTGCTGAAAGCCCACCCAAAAATCCGGGTGTTTGATTGCGATGATGCCTCCTGGTGGCAAAGACGCAAGAAAACCGGCAGGCCGGAAAAACACCAGATGCGTCAAAGCCAGAATGCCACCCGCGCCTACCGGCGTCAGGCCGGGGATCTGGACTGGCTGGCCCATATCGACGTCGACGAATTCCTCTGGGCTGACAGGCCCATCGGTGAGATCCTGAACGCCCTGCCGATAACCACGCTCTGCGCCCGCGCCCGCCCCATCGAGGCACTGTCCGGTGACGGCACCGCCTTCAAAGGCCACATCCCCAGCGGCCCGGAGCAAGGCGGCACGGTTGGCCGTCTCTATCCAAGGTTTGGCGAGCATCTGAAGGGCGGGTTTCTCAGCCATGTTCAGGGAAAGATCTTTGTGCGCACCGGGCTGGCCAATATCTCCCTGCGTATCCACAACGTCTTTCAAAAAGACCCGGCGGGGGGCGACGACATTGAAAACCCCGGCGCACAAGAGCTGCCGGACGTCGACCTGTGCCATTTCCATGCACCGGATTGGCAGCATTGGCTCAGCCACTACCGTTTTCGTCTGTCCCAGGGGTCATACCGCGCGGGGCTGTCGCCGGCGCGGCCGCTTGATCGCGGCGGCCTGTCCAAACATGATCTGCTGAACATGATCGAAGCCGAAGAGGGTGAGGCCGGATTGCGCGCCTTCTATGATGAGATCTGCAACGACAGCCCCGCGCTGCGGGCGCGACTGACCGCAGAGGGGCTGCTACGGATCCGGGACTTGAACCTTGCTGCATCTCGCCGCAAACATTTCCCCGCTTTTGGCTGA